In Trichomycterus rosablanca isolate fTriRos1 chromosome 2, fTriRos1.hap1, whole genome shotgun sequence, the genomic window aggaCTTCAAATTTAAACTGGAGATTTTATAGACACTCATACTGTGACAGTTTTGGACTTTTACAGCTtttgttgataacagtctggtcGCTCCTTTTTGGTCCTTGTCAGGTGGAACTCACTGACCTTCTTGTGTTAagtgaaaatattttttttaagtactcgtgagctcatgtggttatatttatcACAATAGCATGACAGGTTAATGACAGTGTCATCTGAAGGGTCAAAGGTCACGCACTTTCAGTAGTGGTTTCTGTTCTTGCTCTACACTGAGATTGTcaggattccctgaatcttttcacaataatattatgtacagtagatggtgaaagttCTAAATTATTTGCCTTCTTGCCATTGTCTTTTGAACCCTGACCCTAATTGATCAAATTATTGATGATTCTCTCTTAATCCTTTTATACctgatcatgattccctcacctggtaCCAACTCACCTGCTCACCGTGGAACCTAAACTCCAACATTCCATCAACTTTTCACTCTTGTTCTGTCGTGTGTTGAGTGTGTCGGACATCAAAGTctgaatttgtttatattacaaataactacagtgaagttgatcagtgaaacattggaaatctttcctTTCTacctttatcagttaaataaagatgtgaGAGTATtaacacatcacacattcttctttttatcgcattttactaaatgtcccaacttttctgcaaATGTGGTTTGTACATTTATCACACTGTATATGGAACAGTTGCCTCTTCACCACGGTCgagaagaaaacccaaactgttgtTAGAACAGTAAGAAATCCTGGTGCTCTGATCTTCTACTCCAGTGTCAGTAGTTGCTACGAGTCTGAGAGAAAGAGCTCAGCAAAACCTGAGTCAGCACAGGAAGGAACTATATCACACAGACACTCAGAGTTCCAGGTTATTACAGGGAGGATGAGATTATATAGAGGAGATTACACGtggatgtgagtgtgtgagtttatgtcCAAGCTTAGTTGCCAAAGAGAATTATTTACAAGCAGAACCAAGTTATGTGTTCAGTTATACAAGGGGTGTTGGGGATGTATAACATTCAGAGGGGAACTAAAATATTGTAACACAGAGGTCAGAGGGGAAGGACAAGTTATCAAATGTTTATGGACACCTTGTTATTTTACCTAACAACTGTCATCTTGTACTGAGAGCTActctaatttcctttgggatcaataaagtatctatctatctatctatctatctatctatctatctatctatctatctatctatctatctatctatctatctatctatctatctatctatctatctatctatctatctatctatctatctatctatctatctatctatccaattTGCCAGGAGCCACCAAAAACAGGCGAATGGTACTAAAACTAAGAACTGTCCATAGACAAGTGAGTTTTACAACACAGCCATTGCGGAcaggtttataaaataaattatataattacaaCAAAATATAATATGATGAAGAACAAATTAAATATGGGAAgaaaagcatttaaaataaatccacTTACTGGCCACTATATTGGGATAATCAGTCTTGTTCAGTAGACACACTCGTAGCAGTTCCACACACATTACTGTGTTAATGCTGTGCTGAGGATCATTCACCACTCACATAATATCTAATCACTCAGGTTCCTGTATAATTGATAAATGGAGTAAAGAGGATTGATGTTGGAAGGCCCATGAGCTCTGGCCAAAGCGACCTGATTCAGATTCATTTGCATCACAAGGTTTACACAGAAATACACTTTCTACATGTCTGATTAATTATCTGATAAAGCATGATTAAGGTCTCTGATGATCGTTATGTTCTGCACCTAGAATACTGCGCTGGAATTCATGTTCAGTTTGATTTTGGTTCCAGATTTTTCAACTTTCAAAGTTCAActtttatacataaacacaaaacGACTACAATTAAAAGCAGTTATAAATATCAGAATTTTAAACTAAGTGTCAATCTAAAAAGAAACTCTGGCTCTATTTTGACATGAAATCAGCCTCTTAATGCTGTTAAAAATCTCCTGAAGTTTTAATCCATATATAATCGGATTGAACAGAGGAGGAATCACAAAAAAATTGATCGACAGTATCATCTCAATAATGTGAGGAATCTGATTAGATTCCAGTCTGTTATTTATAATATCAAAACTAATAGTGACAGAAAAGTTAATGACAATGATAAGATGAGGTAAGCAGGTCTGGAGAGCTTTTCTCCTGAACACCTTTGAGTTCCTCAAACACACAGTAAGAATTCTAATATACGAGAAGATGATGAAGATCACAGGTGGAAATACAACAATGCCGAAAAGAAGTCCAAATAAATTGTTTACAGTAGTTTCTCTACAACTTAATTTAACAACAGAATAATTATCACAGTAAATTCGGTTCAGTTTGGATTTACACAGATCAAGTCGTAATGTTAATATTAGGCCAATACAAATTTGAAAGCAAGGTAAGAACCAGCATAAAAATATTAGTTTTCTTACAGTGGACGTTTTTATAATAGTTGAATATTGTAATGGTTTACAGATGGACACGTATCTGTCATAAGCCATCGCTGATAACAACGTGAACTCAGACGTTCCGTACCAGTATGCTACAAAAGCCTGAAGTAAACAGAACTGGTATGAAACCGTTTGTTTTTCTGAAATGAGCCGTCTCTGTTCAAAAGAGAAAGACAAGTTATCAAAAGTTTATGGActtcttattattttacttaacaacagtcaacatttcatttaaaatattgtgaATCCACTTACTGGCCACTATATTGGGATAATCAGTCTTGTTCAGTAGACACACTCGTAGCAGTTCCACACACATTACTGTGTTAATGCTGTGCTGAGGATCATTCACCACTCACATAATATCTAATCACTCAGGTTCCTGTATAATTGATAAATGGAGTAAAGAGGATTGATGTTGGAAGGCCCATGAGCTCTGGCCAAAGCGACCTGATTCAGATTCATTTGCATCACAAGGTTTACACAGAAATACACTTTCTACATGTCTGATTAATTATCTGATAAAGCATGATTAAGGTCTCTGATGATCATTATGTTCTGCACCTAGAATACTGCGCTGGAATTCATGTTCAGTTTGATTTTAGTTCCagatttttatacttttatacataaacacaaaacGACTACAATTTAAAGCAGTTATAAATATCAGAATTTTAAACTAAGTGTCAATCTAAAAAGAAACTCTGGCTCTATTTTGAATTGAAATCAGCCTCTTAATGCTGTTAAAAATCTCCTGAAGTTTTAATCCATATATAATAGGATTGAACAGAGGAGGAATCAGTAACAATTCGATCGACAGTATCATCTCAATAATGTGAGGAATCTGATTAGATTCCAGTCTGTTATTAATAATTTCAAAAGATGCATTGATAGAAAAGTTAATGACAATGATAAGATGAGGTAAGCAGGTCTGGAGAGCTTTTCTCCTGAACACCTTTGAGTTCCTCAAACACACAGTAAGAATTCTAATATACGAGAAGATGATGAAGATCACAGGTGGAAATACGGCAATGCTGAAAATAAAAAGTCCAAATAAATTGTTTACAGTAGTTTCTCTACAACTTAATTTAACAACAGAATAATTATCACAGTAAATTCGGTTCAGTTTGGATTTACACAGATCAAGTCGTAATGTTAATATTACCCCTGTACACATTTCACAACAAGGTAAGAACCAGCTTAAAAATATGAGTTTTGTAACAGTGGACATTTTTATAATGGTTGAATATTGTAATGGTTTACAGATGGACACGTATCTGTCATAAGCCATCGCTGATAACAACGTGAACTCAGAAGCACTGTACCAGTATGCTACAAAAGCCTGAAGTAAACAGAACTGGTATGAAACCGTTTGTTTTTCTGACAGTAAATCAGATAAGAGTTTGGGATAAAGAACAGTCGATCCGATCACAGCGTTACAGAGCAGAGCAGCAATGAAGATGTACATGGGTTCATGGAGACGCTTGTTAGTGaaaatgatgaaaatgacagaaacattaaaacaaactaTTAATATATAAACCGTGAGAGTAATTATGAAGTAAAGATATCTGAACTTCTCCAGCTCTACATGTCCCACCAGAGAAAAATATGTAACATTAATAGAATAATCCATTAATAATTGAACATTAATCCATATGAGGGGTTTAGTAGAAGTTCTTCAGGCAGCATAGTGTAGATGGAGATCTAATGGAGGTGTGGTAAGGAAACCAGCTTCATCCACATTTATACTCTCACATCTGAGCTCGTATTCCTTAGTGATTTACTCACCAACATCTAACTACTGGAACAATTGCtttgtaaaatgtttttctCCTTCAGGAACTGTTACAAAAAGTGGTTGCAGTGTTCCTCTTTGCCTGCAGA contains:
- the LOC134300686 gene encoding olfactory receptor 6N2-like — its product is MNSSARRLISEKQTVSYQFCLLQAFVAYWYGTSEFTLLSAMAYDRYVSICKPLQYSTIIKTSTVRKLIFLCWFLPCFQICIGLILTLRLDLCKSKLNRIYCDNYSVVKLSCRETTVNNLFGLLFGIVVFPPVIFIIFSYIRILTVCLRNSKVFRRKALQTCLPHLIIVINFSVTISFDIINNRLESNQIPHIIEMILSINFFVIPPLFNPIIYGLKLQEIFNSIKRLISCQNRARVSF
- the LOC134303520 gene encoding putative gustatory receptor clone PTE03, which produces MDYSINVTYFSLVGHVELEKFRYLYFIITLTVYILIVCFNVSVIFIIFTNKRLHEPMYIFIAALLCNAVIGSTVLYPKLLSDLLSEKQTVSYQFCLLQAFVAYWYSASEFTLLSAMAYDRYVSICKPLQYSTIIKMSTVTKLIFLSWFLPCCEMCTGVILTLRLDLCKSKLNRIYCDNYSVVKLSCRETTVNNLFGLFIFSIAVFPPVIFIIFSYIRILTVCLRNSKVFRRKALQTCLPHLIIVINFSINASFEIINNRLESNQIPHIIEMILSIELLLIPPLFNPIIYGLKLQEIFNSIKRLISIQNRARVSF